From a region of the uncultured Desulfatiglans sp. genome:
- a CDS encoding conserved hypothetical protein (Evidence 4 : Unknown function but conserved in other organisms), whose protein sequence is MARISAEERKLAETLADPVLWGQGYLRNRDGGQRIYWPHQAEDLLCPDRNIIHLDGRDVGKSVCITTDALHFAFTNRGCQGLVAAPHQGHLDTLIEEIEFQLDANPDLMVSVALTKYGKPKIHRKPYFRLEFTNGAILYFRPAGAYGDAFRSLHVDRVWVDEGAWLTERAWKALRQCLKSGGRLRIYSTPNGLRDTTYYRLTGSTQFRVFRWPSWLHPAWTQEREAXXLEFYGGRDSAGWQHEVAGEHGKPSYGAFNIEHFNLCRQDVVEYQKVVVTGEELRGCATEEESHDRLEMLLNLMPRTGVFWIGGDLGYTNDPTEIVVFQXIELPERRIVKLVLRVRMEHVAYPHIAQTVALLDRYYTAAGIGVDNGGNGMAVVQELLTLDKYKDLALQGRLRGYDFGGMTTLAVRDGHEVRKRTKEFMTSLIAGALQRRQLVFPVEDLEIEDQFTTHTYTLHDGRIVYSKGNDHVIDAVRCAMLAREQSTLNQVGEETVSLVPLTTDPVFI, encoded by the coding sequence ATGGCCCGGATATCCGCCGAGGAGCGCAAACTGGCGGAGACCCTGGCGGACCCGGTCCTCTGGGGACAGGGATACCTGCGCAACCGCGACGGTGGGCAACGCATCTACTGGCCGCATCAGGCGGAAGACCTGCTCTGCCCGGACAGGAATATCATTCACCTCGACGGGCGCGACGTGGGCAAGAGCGTCTGCATCACCACCGATGCCCTGCATTTCGCCTTCACCAACCGCGGCTGTCAGGGGCTTGTCGCCGCGCCCCACCAGGGACATCTCGACACGCTGATCGAGGAGATCGAATTCCAGCTCGACGCCAACCCGGACCTCATGGTCAGTGTGGCTCTCACCAAATACGGCAAGCCCAAGATTCACCGCAAACCCTACTTCCGGCTCGAATTCACCAACGGCGCGATCCTCTACTTCCGTCCCGCCGGGGCTTACGGCGACGCTTTTCGCTCGCTGCATGTGGATCGGGTCTGGGTGGACGAAGGGGCGTGGCTCACCGAGCGCGCCTGGAAAGCCCTGCGTCAGTGCCTGAAGTCGGGAGGCAGACTGCGCATCTATTCGACGCCCAACGGGCTGCGCGACACGACCTATTACCGCTTGACCGGCTCGACNCAGTTCCGGGTGTTCCGCTGGCCTTCCTGGCTGCACCCGGCGTGGACCCAGGAGCGCGAGGCCGANNTGCTGGAGTTCTACGGCGGGCGGGACAGCGCGGGCTGGCAGCACGAGGTGGCCGGCGAACACGGCAAGCCTTCCTACGGCGCGTTCAACATTGAGCACTTCAATCTCTGCCGACAAGACGTGGTCGAGTACCAGAAGGTCGTCGTCACCGGCGAGGAACTGCGGGGCTGCGCCACCGAGGAGGAATCCCACGACCGCCTGGAGATGCTGCTCAATCTCATGCCACGGACCGGGGTCTTTTGGATCGGTGGAGACCTGGGCTACACCAACGACCCGACGGAGATCGTCGTGTTCCAGGANATCGAACTGCCCGAGCGCAGGATCGTCAAGTTGGTCCTGCGGGTCCGCATGGAGCACGTGGCCTATCCCCACATCGCCCAGACCGTTGCTCTTCTGGACCGGTATTACACAGCCGCGGGCATCGGTGTGGACAACGGCGGCAACGGGATGGCCGTCGTGCAGGAACTGCTTACCCTGGACAAATACAAGGACCTGGCTCTTCAGGGACGGCTGCGCGGTTACGACTTCGGGGGCATGACCACCCTGGCCGTGCGCGACGGCCATGAGGTCAGGAAGCGGACCAAGGAATTCATGACCAGCCTTATCGCCGGGGCGCTCCAGCGACGTCAGCTCGTGTTCCCCGTCGAGGACCTGGAGATCGAAGACCAGTTCACCACCCACACCTACACGCTGCACGACGGGCGTATCGTCTATTCCAAGGGCAACGACCACGTCATCGACGCCGTGCGCTGCGCCATGTTGGCCCGGGAGCAGTCCACCCTCAACCAGGTGGGCGAGGAGACGGTCTCTCTGGTACCGCTGACGACCGACCCGGTCTTTATCTGA
- a CDS encoding conserved hypothetical protein (Evidence 4 : Unknown function but conserved in other organisms) gives MNETLHQAAQAYLEHLRTQGKKERTIYTYGKDFEQIEAFFGAERKLSAILIPHVGKFFKSDALLKLPNGRERSAPTVEKTKRVLRMFLIWAKDTGRIDKLPLPKDTPMGRSAKKGGERNDEHDAIESPAAEQS, from the coding sequence ATGAACGAGACCCTGCATCAGGCCGCCCAGGCCTATCTGGAACATCTGCGGACCCAGGGGAAGAAGGAGCGGACGATCTACACCTACGGCAAGGACTTCGAGCAAATCGAGGCCTTCTTCGGTGCGGAGCGTAAACTGTCCGCCATTCTTATCCCCCACGTGGGAAAATTCTTTAAGTCCGATGCGCTGCTCAAACTGCCCAACGGGCGGGAGCGCTCCGCGCCCACGGTTGAAAAGACCAAGCGGGTGCTCCGCATGTTTCTGATCTGGGCCAAGGATACCGGCCGCATCGACAAGCTGCCCCTGCCCAAGGACACGCCCATGGGCCGGAGCGCCAAGAAAGGAGGAGAGCGTAATGACGAACACGACGCCATCGAGTCTCCGGCTGCTGAGCAGTCCTGA
- a CDS encoding Integrase — MTNTTPSSLRLLSSPEPSSARPGFTEALEAFCRRLAAEGRSENTISAYLRDLSYLSEALLRRHPGIVPDEVTNAMVDEALTSPQVTTSAGGGVRSPASMHRFKAAVRSFFTWAERNEIVRENPAGSLTLRRLPRTPPKFLTETEKRRLLKELRGRASSLAIRDRVIIEVFLGTGXRLQELVDLDIEDVDLDAKHLRVLAKGSVPQVXFLKSTLRSLLRSYLVERRRRGDGECRALFLSNRGERLCERQVARRLEYWLRAAGIDKKLSPHALRHTFATHLYSRTGDILVVQRALGHRDLSTTQVYTHLVDGALEDALECL, encoded by the coding sequence ATGACGAACACGACGCCATCGAGTCTCCGGCTGCTGAGCAGTCCTGAGCCTTCCAGCGCGCGGCCCGGTTTCACCGAAGCCTTGGAAGCCTTCTGTAGAAGGCTCGCGGCCGAAGGACGTTCGGAGAACACCATCAGTGCATACCTGCGCGACCTCTCGTACTTGTCAGAGGCGCTCCTCCGGAGGCATCCGGGAATCGTCCCGGACGAGGTAACCAACGCCATGGTCGACGAGGCGTTGACCTCACCACAAGTGACGACCTCGGCCGGAGGCGGCGTCCGGTCGCCGGCGTCCATGCACCGGTTCAAGGCGGCCGTCCGGTCGTTCTTCACCTGGGCCGAGCGGAACGAAATCGTCCGGGAGAATCCGGCCGGGTCGTTGACCCTTCGCAGGCTTCCCCGGACTCCCCCCAAGTTTCTGACCGAGACCGAGAAGCGCCGTCTGCTCAAGGAACTTCGCGGCAGGGCATCCTCCCTGGCAATCCGGGACCGCGTCATCATCGAGGTCTTCCTCGGGACCGGCATNCGGCTGCAGGAACTCGTCGACTTGGACATCGAGGACGTGGACCTCGACGCCAAGCATCTCCGCGTGCTCGCCAAGGGCTCCGTCCCGCAAGTGAANTTTCTAAAGTCCACTCTGCGCTCCCTTCTGCGGAGTTACCTGGTCGAGCGCCGACGCCGTGGCGACGGCGAATGCCGGGCTTTGTTCCTCTCCAACCGCGGAGAGCGGCTCTGCGAACGTCAGGTGGCCAGGCGGCTCGAGTATTGGCTCCGAGCCGCGGGCATCGACAAGAAGCTCAGTCCGCATGCGCTCCGGCACACCTTCGCCACCCACCTCTACAGCCGGACCGGAGACATCCTGGTGGTTCAGCGAGCCCTCGGGCATCGGGACCTGTCGACCACCCAGGTCTACACCCACCTCGTGGACGGCGCGCTGGAAGACGCCCTCGAGTGCCTTTGA
- a CDS encoding conserved hypothetical protein (Evidence 4 : Unknown function but conserved in other organisms): MADDKAQXRIGKHDAGQLNRWHRNAAPEQEVRKTAKARTGSGAAPGNQNSLRHGIYADRFLSAEERPLFEAIIGQLYQDFVFNKSSDFMQVELVAVYFLKLGRAQESGDWDAAERLDRMIRCHLKDLKATKIAREGEASQGPETTPAEWATALLEKLAESQKKPARKTTARGKTRK, translated from the coding sequence ATGGCAGACGACAAGGCCCAANACAGGATCGGAAAACACGACGCGGGTCAGCTCAACCGCTGGCACCGCAACGCCGCGCCCGAGCAGGAGGTCCGCAAGACCGCCAAGGCTCGGACCGGCAGCGGCGCNGCTCCGGGCAACCAGAACAGCCTGCGCCACGGCATCTACGCCGACCGCTTCCTCTCTGCCGAGGAGCGTCCTCTCTTCGAGGCCATCATCGGCCAGCTCTACCAGGACTTCGTGTTCAACAAGAGCTCTGACTTCATGCAGGTCGAGCTGGTGGCGGTCTACTTCCTCAAGCTGGGCCGGGCGCAGGAGTCCGGCGACTGGGACGCCGCCGAGCGGCTGGACCGGATGATCCGCTGCCACCTCAAGGACCTCAAGGCCACCAAGATCGCCCGTGAGGGCGAGGCATCCCAGGGACCGGAGACGACGCCGGCCGAGTGGGCCACGGCTCTGCTTGAGAAGCTGGCGGAGTCGCAGAAGAAACCGGCCCGGAAAACGACCGCGAGAGGGAAAACACGGAAATGA